The following DNA comes from Arthrobacter sp. SLBN-83.
GTTCCTCGGTGCGGGCCAACTCGCTTCTGGCCAGGACCTCCAAGGTCGCCAGCCCCAGTGCCTTGGTCCCTTCATCCGGGTCCAACGCCCGGTCCAAGGCCCACTGGGTGCGGCGCCACCATTCCGCCCGGCTGTCCGCCTCGGTCTTTTGCCGTAGGGCGTCGGCATCGGCCTCGCGTTTTTGATCCAGCGCCGTCTTGTCGGCGGCGGTGCGCTGCTTCAGGGTGCGCCAGTTGATGTAGAAGGCGAGCAGGGCCGCGATGAGCACGGCCAGGGGGCCCAGCCCCGCGAGGATGACCCACCAGTCCGCCGGTCCGGAATGGACGACGACGTCCAGGGGGTCGGGGGAGGGAACAGGGGTCACCGGACCAGCTTAGGCGCCAGGTTCCGACGGCAGCGGGCCGACACTCCACCCGCATTCCTTCCTTAACAGCCGCTGCCACTGTGTCGACTTCCGCTGCTTCAACTGCCCCGCCGGGAGATGAGCACCGGACCGTGGGCGTGGTGCAGAACTGCGTGGGCGGTGGAGCCCATGGTTTCCCTGAGGATGCCCTGGCCCTGGGAGCCGACCACTGCTATCCGGGCTTCTGCAGAGGCCTGGAGGATGGCGTGCGGGACCGAGCTGTCCGTAAAGATCTTTCCGTCAACGGGAATACCGGGTGCCACGGAGCGCGCACGGTCCAAGGCGGACGACAGGATTCTTTGGGCCTCAGCGTCGGCTTCCTGCGTAGCCGGCCGCCGGTGGCCCGGGGGCTGATGCTGGACATGGATCACCGTGAGTGCTGCCTGCCACGCCGTTGCGAGGGCGCAGGCATCCTCCAGTGCCGCGGGGGAACCCGAGGCGTCGACGGCGGCGACCACCGGCCCGTCCGGGTGGAGGTCCTGGCGAATCACGGCGACTGGGCAGGCAGCGGTGGCCGCCAGTTCCAGGCTCACGGACCCCACAAGCAGGCCTAGGAAACCGCCCAGGCCGCGGCTGCCGACGACCAGCAGTCCTTCTCCTGTGGAAACCTGGGCCAGAAGCTGCGCAGGCAGTCCGTGGAGCAGTGTGCTCCTGACCTGAAGCCCGGGAACCTCCGCTGCCGCATGCTCAACGCCCTCTTCCAGGATGGACTGGGCGGACTGCTCCAGGCCGCTGCCGGATACGCCCGGAACCGGGCCGAGGTGCCTGGTAAGCAGCGGCCACATTGAACAGTGCACAACGTTCAGCGGGCACCTCACCGCCCGTGCATGCCGGGCTGCCCAGCGGACGGCGGCCGCGGCCTCATCCGATCCGTCATAGCCGGCAACCACGGCTTTTGGCTCCTGCATCACCTGACTGCCCTCCTGACCGGACCGGCCATCACCCCCGGGGGACCTTCGGCCCTTTGGCAGCCCTGCCCCTTGGTTTCATCCTGATTCTAAGTAACGGGGAGGGATATGGGCAGCGTGGTCAGCCGGATTGCCGCGATGATGCTTGTCCTGGTTGCACTCCTTTTGGGGACTGCGGCGCCGGGCACAGCGGTGGCACCCGTTGCTGTCGTTGTGGAGGACACCGCAGGGGTGCTTGACCAGAACACCCTGCTGCCCGCCGTCGAGCGCATCCAGTTCTATGAGCCCACCCGCGTCGCCGTCTTCACCTACAACGGAAGGACCGAGGACAACCTTAATGAACAGGTCCTCAAATTCGCCCGGTCCAAACATCCCGAGTGGATCAGCGCCGACGGTCAGAAATGGGCCGACGGGCTGTTCATTTTCGCGCTCGACCCCGTTGGCCGCCATGTGGGCACCTACATGGGCGAGGACCGGAAGGTGTCGCTGGAACAGCGCAGCGACATCCAGGACGCGTCAAAGGACCTGTTCCGCGATGCCCAGTGGACTGACGGCACGGTGGCCGGCATTCGCCGTGCCGCCGAACTCATCAACCAGCCGTGGTACCGGTCCGCCGCGTTCCTGATCACAGCATGGGTCACCGGTGGCATTGCGGCACTGGGTGCTGCCGCATGGTTAATCGTCCGCGCCGTGACCAGGAGCGCCTGCCGGAAACAGATCGAACGCGGGGACCGCAGCTACTCCAACGTCAGCATGGACCTGGACGTGACGGAACTGAACGCCGGGACCATCCCGGAATCGTCCCGCTATGGGAGCCAGGTCCTGGAGAAACACCGCACCTTCCTGAGCCGCTATGCCACCGTCACGGAACTGTCCAACCAGGTGCACGCGTTGGGCAAACGGTCCTTGAGCAGCCGGAAGAACCTCAAGCTTGCCCGCGGGTTCGCGGACAGCGCCGCCGAACTGGATGCGCTGGACGACGTCATTGCTGACAGCAACGCCTTGTTGAACCGCGCCGACACCTGGCCCACTGCATGGGACCGTCAACTTGCCCCCTTCCGCAAGGACCTGGCTGGACTGGAGCAGCTCCTAACCAAGCGGCACGGACAAGGGGACTCCGCCACGGCCGCCGCGCTGCGGTCCTTCCGTGACGAAAGCCTGCGGGAGATCGAGCGGTGGACCGCAGAACTGGCGGACGGACGGATTTCACCGGAAAGGGCCCTGGACCGTCTTTACGAAGCACGTACCCGGCTTTCGGAACTCTTGGAGAACCACGCGGAAACGGTCATCCAGGGTTTTGCAAAGAACGAGCGGGAGGCGCGGCTGATGCGCGAGCAGATGGAGACGGCGCATGAGGGCCTGGACCACCGCCGTCAGCGGACCTACGAGCCCAGCATCCTGGGGACGGTGTACCCGTCCTACCAGTTTTTCTCTGTCGCCACCTTCAACTCCGGATTCAATACCGGGGTCAGCGGCGTCAATTCGGCCAGGGGCGGCGGCAGCACCACCGGTTACGGCAGCAGCGGCGGCAGCTTCTCCGGCTCCGGCAGTTCGTCCGGCTTCTAGTTCTCCCGGGGTCTTTGTCGCCGCCTTGCCAGCAGAAGACCACACAGGAGTGGGGCCCATCGTCCTCGATGAGCCCTACGGGCCTAACTGGCTGAACGGCAGTCCGCCTGCCGCCCTACACGCGCTTCGGCCTTATGCCGCCCCAACGGTACCGAGCCTGCGAGCGCTGCGGCGCACGGTGTAACGGGGGTGCGGGGCCGCGGCAAGCACGATGCCCGGCGGCGTGGGCGCAACGTCCCGGATCAGTCCGGTCCCTGCGCACTCGCGTACCTCCGCTATTGCTGCAGCCGCCTCCTGTTTGTCGGTGAACTGTCCGGAAACTGCCAAAACATGCCCATCGGGCATCACAAGCCTGAACCGGATCTGCGAGTCCTCATCAACGAACAGTTCGAACGTACCTGCCATATGCCTTGTTCTCTCCTCAGGGTCCTGCCGGCGTCGACGTTGACGCAGGCGGCGGCCTGGCCCGACTTCCGGTCCAGCAACCCGGGACGCACAACCCAGCAACGGTGCATCATCCGGCCTGCAACCAGCTTCTCAAAGGGCCGGACCGGTCTTTTAGGGACCAAAGTCCCTGACTGGCGGCTCCGGGGATGCTAGCCGGCGGGGCGGGACAGGCGTATCAACGCGATTCCGGTGCCAATGAACCACAACCAGAGCAGGACGCCGTAGCCCCAGTAGAAATTTGGGACTGTATGGCGAAGGACCTCGCTGAGCACCCCCAAGGCGCCGGTGCCAATGCCGAGCCACGCCAGGTACTGCGGGAAGGGCGCCCCTGCCGTGAGCATTGCCAGTCCCATCAGGAGAATTCCGAGGGCAGAGAGGACGCCGACGATGGCGGGTGTGTTGTTTTCGGCGATGATGGCTTCAGCGGCGGTGGCGTAGCCGCTGCGTTCACCATCCGTCCCGGCGGCAATGTAACGGTCGCTGAGATAGACGAGGTTGAGGGAGCCCCGGCTGCTGACCGGGACAGCAAGCAGGAGCGCCCAGGGCAGGGCGCCAAAGATCAGTGCGATCAGGGGCAGGCTCTTCCGGAAGGGCATAAGCGCCACAAAGAGGGCTGTGAAAACAAGCACCGGCAGGATGTTCGGCAGGATCCACAGGACCTGCTCGGCCACGTAGTTCGTTTTGTTGGCCGCAATGAACTGCAGCGTGGCGGCTCCGCCGTGCACCGGAGGGGGCGCCAGGAAGTCGAGCACCAGCGCAGCTATCAACAGGAGGACGAACAGGATCGATGACGCCCCCGCCGTGAGATAGAGGAGGCCCCACCCCGGCTGCGCCTGGGACGCACCATGCCCTTTCATGCCTGGAGCCTGCCATTCGTGGAGCGCGCCAAACAGTGCCGTTGGGCCCGGCTGCCATGTCCCGCGGTTGCTGCCTTGCGTGACCAAGGTCCCTGGCCCGCTGCGCGGCTTCCTGACAAAATGCCGCCTTGAATATCGATTGCCGTGACGGGAGGAAGACATGCCGACAAATGACGCACACCCGGGCGACGGCGCAGAGGAGAGGTTGCGGATAGAGCTGGAGGACGCGGCATCCGTAAAGTGGTGGGCGCGAATCCTCTACACCCTTGGCTCGCAGTATGGACGCACCCAGCTGCGGTTTGTTGGCAGGGCGGAGGACGGGCGGAGGCTTTATGCCAGCGACACATTCCCCGGGCCGCCCCTGAACGCCACCGCGCCCGCAGAAGCCTGGGCTCCAGGCCTGCAGGCCAGCCTTAGCCAGCTCCGCAGTGACCTGGCCCGCGACGGCTGGACGGAAGCCAGCCACGGGGCGCAGCCGTGGGACTTAACCTTTATCCGCCGCAGGGGTTCATGACCCGGACGGCCGGCCGGCACGTTGCCTTCCCGGCCCCGCGTCTTCAGGTTCCGGGCCCGCCGCCTTACGTGACCGGCCAAACGACCCTGGTTTGCCAGGTTGCAGGATCCGGCTGCTGTTCCGGATCGGTCAGGTAGTACTCCCACATTGTGTCGGAGGGGGTGGCGCCGTCAGCTTCCATGCGTTGCCGGATGGCATCGTAGGTGGTGCCCAAAGTGTCATAAGGGCCGGTATGGACAGCTTCGAATGCGTCCGTGTCAGGAAGCGCCCCGCTGGCCACTTCGCCTGTCCCTTGGAAGTTTCCGGTGATAGGGAACCCGGCTTCAACATCCACGGTTTCCCCCGGCATTCCGTGGTACATGGCAAACGGCGGGCCGGCTGGCCTGGCTCCCTGCATCTGGACCGCGGCCATCACGGCGCCAAAAGCGCGGCCGAAAAAGCTGGTCAGCGCCTCCATGGGGACCTTTTCACGCACTACGGCAACAGGTTGTTCAGCGACATGGATCTTTCGGGGCTGCTGGCCACTTTCACTCATGGCATCAGCCTTGCCAGCCCGGCCCCGGCGTGACAGGGCCATAGGACTCTAACTGTCACCCCGCGGCGCCGTATGCCTCCTGCATCCAGGTCCGGACCTCGGCATCGAGTTGGCTGCTGTCAGAGAGCTCCAGATGGTGCATCCATGTTCCGGCCGAAGGATGCACGACCTGCTTGAAGCGGGGCGAACCCAGGTCCCGCGGCAGTGCCAAAGACAGGACAAGCGGAACGGAGGATTTCACATAGACCCCGGGCCGCCAGAGGTACGCGAACCCGCGGCGCCGGCGGAAGGAGATCTGGCTTTTCCCCACCCTTATCTCATGGGGTCCCAGGGCCGCCGCCATCCGCTCCGCGGCTTCGTAGAGAACAAGCGCGGTGGGCGCTCCGTCAAAGAACTGCTCCACCGCCCGCGGCTGTACCGACAACCGCCCTAAGCCTTGCCGGCGTTGATTGTTATGGCTTCCATATACGCTCCGGTATGGGTCGGCGGCAGGTCTGCGCTCCAAGCATGCCGCGGCATTAGGTGCCGTGGGAAGGGCCGAAGGTCGCATGCCGGAGCGTGCAGGGGGACAGGCCGGGGCCAAATGCCCTAGCCCGCCCGGCGGCAGCAGGGTAGGTTCAGTGCCATGTGCGATGACGTTCAGCGCCCCCTGCCGACGGGCCCTGGATGAGGAAGCAGGCTTCCCCACCCGCGGCAACCGGCGGGGGTCCCGGCAGCCTTGATGCCGGGGAACCGGCCGGTTCCCCCATGGAAAAGTCGTGGGGCTTCCTCAGGCGGTATCCCGTCGTCGCCCTGACCCTTCTGGTGCTCCTGGCCACGCTGGTGCTGGTTCAGTTCGGGCTGGAACTTCAGGTCCGCATCCTCGCGTCGGCCTACGCGGCGGTGATCGTGGTGGCGCGTGCGGCCGGCATGGTCCGGTCGCTGCGCGGGGGCCGGTGGGGCATCGACCTTTTGGCCCTGATGGCCATTGCCAGCACGGTTGCGGTGGGCGAGTACCTGGCGGCCCTGGTGGTGATCCTGATGCTCACCGGCGGGGAGGCATTGGAGAACTTCGCGCAAGGACGCGCTGCGCGCGAACTGCGGTCCCTGCTGGACCGGGCTCCCCGTTTTGCCCACCGCGAGGAATCCGGCGCCGTGCTGGCGGACACCCCTATCGGCGAGGTTGCGCCCGGGGACGTACTGGTGGTCCGCCCGTCCGAATTGGTACCCGTCGATGGCGAACTCCTGTCCGATTCAGCCACCCTTGACGAATCATCGCTGACGGGCGAAAGCCTGCCGGTGGAACGCATTCGGGGGGAACAGTTGCTCAGCGGCGCGGTCAACGGCGTGGCGGCCATTCGGATGCGGGCAGCGGCCACCGCGGCCGACTCGCAGTACAGCCGCATCATCGCCCTGGTGGAGGAGGCCTCCAACAGCCGCGCCCCGGTGGTCCGCATGGCCGACCGCTACGCAGTGCCCTTCACCCTCCTGGCCCTGGCCATGGCGGGAACGGGCTGGCTGCTGTCGGGTGAGCCGCTGCGCTTTGCCCAGGTCCTGGTGGTGGCCACGCCGTGCCCGCTGCTGATCGCCGCGCCGGTGGCATTCCTGGCCGGTACCAGCCAGGCCGCCCACAAGGGCATCATCATCAAGAACACCAGGACTCTTGAACAGCTGGCGAAGGCACAGTCTGCGGTCTTCGACAAGACCGGCACCCTCACCTCCGGGCGTCCCGTCCTCGATGAGATCAGGGTGGCACCCGGCCACGGGGAAACGCTGGGGAGCCGGAAGATCCTGCAGCTTGCCGCGTCCGCGGAGCAGTACTCCTCGCATGTGTTGGCAGCCTCGGTAATCGACGCCGCCACGGCAGCCGGCCTTCGTCTCCTGCCCGTGCAGCAGGCGACCGAGAACGCCACCCACGGAGTGGAGGCCGTCTGCGACGGCCAACAGGTGGTGGTGGGAAAAGCAGGCCTGGTCCGCAGCTCATCAACCGGGTTCCGGGAGCCTGCGGTCCATAGCGGCCAACTGGCCGTCCACGTGGCGGTCGACGGCGGGTACGCCGGCGCGTTGATCATGAAGGACCCATTGCGCGGCAATGCCGTGGACACCCTGGCACGCCTGCGCAGCCTCGGCGTGCAGAACACCATGCTGTTGACCGGCGATGCGCGCGCCACGGCCGCCCATATTGCCGAGGAAGCCGGGATAGGGCAAGTCCAGGCGGAGTGCCTTCCCGAGGACAAGGTCACCACTGTCGCCGCCCTGGCGGAACGGCCGGTCCTGATGGTGGGCGACGGGGTGAACGACGCTCCCGTCCTGGCCGCCGCGGACGTTGGCATCGCAATGGGGGCCAAGGGCGCCACGGCGGCGAGCGAATCGGCGGACGTGGTGATCATGCTCGATGACCTTTCCAAAGTGGCCCAGGCCGTGGCCATCGGAAAGCGCACGGTGGCCGTCGCCCTGGTGAGCATCTGGACGGGAATAGGACTCAGCCTTGTCCTGATGGCCATCGCCATGACCGGATACATTCCCGCCGTCGCCGGCGCGCTCCTTCAGGAACTGGTTGACCTGGCCACCATCCTGAACGGGCTCAGGGCACTGCATGGTGCTGACAAGAAGCCCAGTGCCGGCCGGAAACACGGTCCACGGAGACTGCCGGCGGCATGACTTTTGGCCCTTCCCAGCCCAGCTCTCAGCCGGGATCGTGGTGAACATGAACGCAGAAACAGGAGCCAAGCCGGTCATCGTGGGCGTGGACGGGTCCGAATACTCCTCCGCAGCCCTCCGCTACGCGGGCACGCTGGCGGCCCGCCTGGGCGCCCGGCTCGAGGTCATCTCCTGCATCGGGATGCCGGACTACCTGGTCATGTCACGGCTGGAGGGGGCGGACCGGCAGTTTACAGCCAGGCTGGAGGATGCTGCCGGGCGCTTGGTGGAGGACGCCCTTGGCCGGGCGTTCTCCGGTGACCGGCCGGAAAACATCGACGTGACCATCAAGTTCGGATCACCGGCGAAGGTGCTGGTGGACGAGAGCCGGCGGGCGCAGATGCTGGTTGTTGGACGGCACGGCGAAGGCGGCCTGCTCAAGTCGTCCATGGGCTCCGTCAGCAAGGCCTGCGCTGCCCACTCCAACTGTCCGGTGCTCCTGGTTGGGCAGGAGGCGGACGCTGTGTGAGCACCGCGGAGGGCCTAAGCTCTGAACGGGCCGCGCAGCTCCTGAAGCAGGCAGGCCCCAACCAGCTTCCCGCGGAAAAACCCGTTCCGCAGTGGCGGAAGCTCTGGGGCGAAATGACGCACTTCTTCGCCCTCATGCTGTGGTGCGCCGCCGGGCTGGCCTTCATCGCTGACATGCCGCAACTCGCAGTGGCGATCATCGTCGTCGTTATTGTCAACGGAGTTTTCGCGCACATCCAGCAGGAACGCGCCCAGCATGCCGCCGCCAGGCTGCGGGGCCTGCTGCCCGCCGACGTAGTGGTCCGGCGGGACGGGACGGTGCGCAAGGTCCACGCCAGTGAGCTGGTGGTGGGTGACGTGGTGCTCCTCGCTGCCGGCGACCGCATCCCCGCGGACACGGTGCTGCTGTCAGCATCGGCCTGCGCCGTGGATGAATCCATGCTGACCGGAGAAAGTGCCCCGGTGCCGAAAATCGCGGGTGATCCGGCCTGGGGCGGCACCTTCCTGGTCAACGGTTATGGCGAGGCCTCAGTGTCGGCAACCGGTGCCGGAACCAGGCTCGCCGGGATCGCTGCCCTGACCAGCGGGGCGGTTCCTCCGCCCACGCCGCTGTCCCAGGAACTGCGCCGCATCGTCCGCGTGACCGCTGGCATGGCGCTGGGCATCGCTGCGGTCTTCTTCCTGGCATCGCTGCTGGTGGGCTTCCAATGGCGGGACTCGTTCCTGTTTTCCATCGGCGTTGCCGTTGCACTGGTCCCGGAAGGCCTCCTGCCAACCGTCACGCTGTCGCTTGCCATGGGGGCCCAGCGCATGGCAGGCCGCAGCGGGCTGGTCCGGAACCTCGAAGCAGTCGAAACCCTGGGCTCAACCACCTTCATCTGCACCGACAAAACCGGAACCTTGACGCAGAACCGGATGAACGCCGTCGAAGTCTTCACAGTGGCCGGTCCTGTCCAGGTGGCGGGCCAGGGATATGCGCCCGACGGCGGCGTCCAGGGGAGCGGGGTGGAAGAGGCTGCCGACGCGGCGCTGGCAGCGCGCACGGCCTCGCAGGGCCGGGCCGAGTTCCGCGACGGACAGTGGCGGGCGCAGGGCGACCCCATGGAAGCGGCCATGGACGTCCTGGCCCGCAGGCTGACAGGCACCGAGGCCGGCCCTGCCCCCTGGCGCCGGTTGCCGTTCGATCCGGTGCGGCGCCGGGAATCGGCCCTGGTTGGGACGGACCTTTTCTGCAAAGGCGCTCCCGAAACCGTGCTCCCGGTCTGTGAAGCCGTGCCCGGTCCGGTCAAGGAACAGGTGGAGGTGATGGCTGCGCGCGGGCTGCGCGTCATCGCCGTGGCCCGGCGCCGGCTCGGGGGAGCGCCTGTTGCCTGGCAGTCCACTCCAGCCTTGGAGCTTGAAACCGGCATGGAACTCCTGGGCCTGATCGGGCTGCAGGACCCGCCCCGGCCGGATGTGGGGGACGTGATCCGCACGGCGCGGCAGGCGGGACTCAGGATCGCCATGATCACCGGCGACCACCCGGCCACGGCAGCGGCGATTGCCCGCCAGATCGGGCTGACCGGCAGCCCCGAACTGGTGCTGGAAGGCGCCGACCTGCCGGAGGACGACCAGATGCTGGGCGCACTCCTGGACCGCGACGGCGTGGTGGTCAGCAGGGTCTCGCCCGAGCAAAAGCTCCGCGTGGCCAAGGCACTGCAGAGCCGCGGCCATGTGGTGGCGATGACCGGTGACGGCGTCAATGACGGCCCGGCACTCCGCGAAGCGGACATCGGTGTGGCCATGGGCCTCAGTGGAACTGACGTGGCGCGTGAAGCCTCGGATCTGGTCCTCCTCGACGACCATTTCGGCACCATCGTGGCCGCCATCGAACAGGGCAGGGCCACGTACGCCAACATCCACCGGTTCCTTACGTACCACCTCACGGACAATGTGGCCGAACTGACCCCCTTTGTCGTCTGGGCGCTCTCCGGCGGCCAGTTCCCGCTTGCCCTCGGGGTCCTGCAAATCCTCGCTTTGGACATCGGCACCGACCTGCTGCCCGCCTTGGCCCTCGGTGCCGAGCCGCCCGGCAGGCGCATCCTGGCCCGGCCACCCGAACGACGGCATCTGATGGACCGGCAGTTGATCATCCGGGTCTTCTGCATCCTGGGTCCCGTGGAGGCTTTCATGGAAATGACCGTGTTCTCCGCTGTCCTGGCCGGCGGCGGGTGGAGCCGGGGCCAGGTACCGGAGGCAGGGGTCCTGATGGTTGCCTCCGGTGCTGCTTTCACGGCCGTCGTCCTGGGCCAGTTGGCCAACGCCTTCGCCTGCAGGAGCGCCACGGTGCCGCCCTGGAAGCTGGGGTGGGGGACCAACAGGCTCCTGGTATGGGCCGTCCTGGCTGAACTGGCCATCCTTGCCGTCTGCCTGTACGTGCCCTACCTCGCCATGCTGCTGGGCCAGGCACCGCCAACACCGGTGGGCTTCCTGCTGGCGCTCCTCGCGGCCCCTGCTGTGCTGACGGCGGACTGGATCCACAAATCGGCCCGGGGGCGGCTGCGGCGGAGCAGGACCTAAGACTCTGCATGCCCCGGCCGGCGAAGACCAGAATCAAGCCATGAGTGCCGCCGCAGAAACGTCCCTGGCCAACGCCAACGTCAAGTGGATCGAAGACACCGGGATCGCGGACATCCCTTCCGTGGGAGGGAAGAACGCTTCGTTGGGCGAGTTGAGCCGTGCGCTGCAGTCCGCAGGGGTCAGGGTTCCCGAGGGGTTCGCCACCACGGCCGCCGCCTACCGCGCGTTCCTTGCTGCCAACGGCCTGGAGCCGCGGATCAGGCAGCACATGGAGGACCAACGGGCCGGAACATCCACGCTCCGCCAGGCCGGGGCGGCGATCCGGGAGCTGTTCCTGCAGTCCACCTTCCCTGCGGACATTGCCGCGGACATCCAGGAACACTACAGCGCCCTGTGCCAGCGGGCGGGGCAGGACCAGCTCGCCGTTGCGGTCCGCAGCAGCGCCACCGCGGAGGACCTGCCGGACGCCAGTTTCGCCGGCCAGCAGGAAACCTTCCTGAACGTGGCAGGCGGGCGCGCGGTCCTGGATGCGTGCCGGCGCTGCTACGCTTCCCTGTTCACCGACCGCGCCATCAGCTACCGCGAAATGAAGGGATATGACCACCTGGACGTCGCCCTGTCCGTGGGGGTGCAGCGGATGGTCCGCTCAGACCTTGGCGCATCCGGGGTGATGTTCTCAATCGACACCGAGTCCGGCTTCCCCGGCGTGGTGGTGATCAGCGCAGCCTGGGGACTGGGGGAGACGGTGGTCCAGGGAACCATCAACCCGGACAAGTACCAGGTGTTCAAGCCGCTCCTGGCTGAAGAGCGTTTCAACCCCGTGATCGAGCGCGAACTGGGCGCCAAGGAACGCAAAATGGTGTACAGCCAGGGTGGGGATGCGCGGACCAGGATGGTGGAGACCTCCGAACGGGAGCAGCGCTCGCTGGTGCTGGCTGACCGGGAGGTGGTCCTGCTGGCCCGCTGGGCCGCTGCCGTGGAGGAGCATTACGGACGGCCCATGGACATGGAGTGGGCCAGGGACGGGATCACCGGAGAACTCTTCATGGTGCAGGCAAGGCCGGAAACCGTTCAGGCCCGCAGGAGCACAACCACGTTCCGGACGTACCATCTTGCAGAGCCCGGGAAGGTCCTGGTCACCGGCGCCGCGATAGGCGACGCGATAGCCCGGGGCCAGGCCTGCGTGGTGCGGGAGGCCAAGGACATCGAATCCTTCGTGGACGGCTCCGTGCTGGTCACCCGGATGACGGATCCGGACTGGGTGCCCGTGATGAAGCGTGCGGCAGGCATAATCACGGACCACGGCGGCCCGACCAGCCATGCGGCTATCGTCAGCCGCGAACTGGGCGTGCCCGCCGTCGTGGGCACGCGCAACGCCACGGAAGCACTGTCCGACGGCGTCCAGGTCACCTTGTCCTGCGCTGAAGGCGAGGAGGGCCGCGTCTACGAGGGACTGCTGGATTTCTCAGTGGAAGACGTGGACATGCAGGCGCTTCCGGCCACCCGCACGGCCGTGATGATCAACATCGCCAGCCCTGCCGCGGCCTTCAAGTGGTGGCGGCTGCCGGCCGCCGGCGTGGGCCTGGCCCGGATGGAGTTCATCATCAACAACCTGATCCGCATCCACCCCATGGCCCTGGTCCACCCGGAGAAGGTGGCGGACCCGGACGAGGCTGCGCTCATCCGGCAGCTGACCAGCGGCTACGAAGACCCCCAGGAGTACTTCGTCGACGTGCTGGCCACCGGAATCGCCAAGATTGCCGCCCCGTTCCATCCCAAGCCCGTGATCGTCCGGCTCAGCGACTTCAAGACCAACGAGTACGGCCACCTGATCGGCGGCAGCGCCTTCGAACGCCCGGAGGAAAACCCCATGCTCGGGTTCCGTGGTGCCTCCCGCTACTACAGCAGCCACTACCGGGAAGGGTTCGCCCTGGAATGCAAAGCCCTGAAACGCGTGCGCGAGCAGGCGGGGTTCGGCAACGTCATCGTCATGGTTCCCTTCTGCCGCACGGTGCGGGAAGCGGACCAGGTGATCCAGGCGATGGAGGAGCAGGGATTGGTCCGCGGCAGGGACGGGCTGCAGCTCTACATGATGTGCGAGATCCCGTCGAACGTGGTCCTGGCAGCGGAATTCGCCAAGCGCTTTGACGGCTTCTCCATCGGGTCCAACGACCTCACCCAGCTGGTGTTGGGCGTGGACCGCGACTCGGAGGAGCTTGCCGGACTGTTCGACGAGCGGGATCCGGCAGTGATGGCCATGATTGCCGAGGCGATCAGCAAGGCCCACGCCGCCGGCATCAAGATCGGCATCTGCGGACAGGGGCCCAGCAACCATCCGGACCTCGCCGAGTTCCTGGTCAGCCAGGGCATCGATTCCGTGTCCCTGAACCCTGACACCTACGTGCGGACGCTCCCGGTTATAGCAGCGGCGGAGGCACGGACTTCCAGGCTGCAGCCGGCTGGGACGGTGCGCCAGGCCTGACTGCTGCGTCACGTTCGATGCCGGCGCGCGAAAGTGCCTGGCCCCCAAGGTTCCATCCCCTGGGAAGCCAGGCACCGGCGTCGTACTTAATCGTCCTCAACCCCTGCTGATGGGGATCTTTGACGCCCCGGCTTCCTGCTCCTGCGCCGGCATCGGAGCCCGGACTTCGAGGAGGCCGTCCTTGTACGAGGCAGTAATGTCGCCTTGCTGGACACCGCTGGGGAGCGGAATGCGCCGCATGAAGGAACCGTAGCGGAATTCGGACCGGTAGCTGTCCTTGCCCTTTTGCTCCTGCTTCTCCTGCCGCTCCGCCTTGATCGACAACACGCCATCGGCAACTGTGACATCAACGTCCTTTTCCGGATCTATGCCGGGCAGTTCAGCCCGCACCACGAGCGTGTTGCCGTCCATCATCTCCTCAACCCGAATGGCCGAGGAACCCATGTCGCCTTCGAACAGCCTCTCGATGACATCCATCGG
Coding sequences within:
- a CDS encoding YegP family protein, which encodes MAGTFELFVDEDSQIRFRLVMPDGHVLAVSGQFTDKQEAAAAIAEVRECAGTGLIRDVAPTPPGIVLAAAPHPRYTVRRSARRLGTVGAA
- a CDS encoding GyrI-like domain-containing protein translates to MSESGQQPRKIHVAEQPVAVVREKVPMEALTSFFGRAFGAVMAAVQMQGARPAGPPFAMYHGMPGETVDVEAGFPITGNFQGTGEVASGALPDTDAFEAVHTGPYDTLGTTYDAIRQRMEADGATPSDTMWEYYLTDPEQQPDPATWQTRVVWPVT
- a CDS encoding DUF5129 domain-containing protein; the encoded protein is MGSVVSRIAAMMLVLVALLLGTAAPGTAVAPVAVVVEDTAGVLDQNTLLPAVERIQFYEPTRVAVFTYNGRTEDNLNEQVLKFARSKHPEWISADGQKWADGLFIFALDPVGRHVGTYMGEDRKVSLEQRSDIQDASKDLFRDAQWTDGTVAGIRRAAELINQPWYRSAAFLITAWVTGGIAALGAAAWLIVRAVTRSACRKQIERGDRSYSNVSMDLDVTELNAGTIPESSRYGSQVLEKHRTFLSRYATVTELSNQVHALGKRSLSSRKNLKLARGFADSAAELDALDDVIADSNALLNRADTWPTAWDRQLAPFRKDLAGLEQLLTKRHGQGDSATAAALRSFRDESLREIERWTAELADGRISPERALDRLYEARTRLSELLENHAETVIQGFAKNEREARLMREQMETAHEGLDHRRQRTYEPSILGTVYPSYQFFSVATFNSGFNTGVSGVNSARGGGSTTGYGSSGGSFSGSGSSSGF
- a CDS encoding DUF4386 family protein, producing the protein MKGHGASQAQPGWGLLYLTAGASSILFVLLLIAALVLDFLAPPPVHGGAATLQFIAANKTNYVAEQVLWILPNILPVLVFTALFVALMPFRKSLPLIALIFGALPWALLLAVPVSSRGSLNLVYLSDRYIAAGTDGERSGYATAAEAIIAENNTPAIVGVLSALGILLMGLAMLTAGAPFPQYLAWLGIGTGALGVLSEVLRHTVPNFYWGYGVLLWLWFIGTGIALIRLSRPAG
- a CDS encoding DUF5655 domain-containing protein, coding for MSVQPRAVEQFFDGAPTALVLYEAAERMAAALGPHEIRVGKSQISFRRRRGFAYLWRPGVYVKSSVPLVLSLALPRDLGSPRFKQVVHPSAGTWMHHLELSDSSQLDAEVRTWMQEAYGAAG
- a CDS encoding universal stress protein, whose protein sequence is MQEPKAVVAGYDGSDEAAAAVRWAARHARAVRCPLNVVHCSMWPLLTRHLGPVPGVSGSGLEQSAQSILEEGVEHAAAEVPGLQVRSTLLHGLPAQLLAQVSTGEGLLVVGSRGLGGFLGLLVGSVSLELAATAACPVAVIRQDLHPDGPVVAAVDASGSPAALEDACALATAWQAALTVIHVQHQPPGHRRPATQEADAEAQRILSSALDRARSVAPGIPVDGKIFTDSSVPHAILQASAEARIAVVGSQGQGILRETMGSTAHAVLHHAHGPVLISRRGS